TCTCCCTCCAGGAGCTCCTGCTTCAGGGCTTCGCTTATTGGCTCTCTGTTCACTAGGCCATCTACTCCATCTGCTGTTAATCTGTGGGAACTACAATTGAGGTTGAGTGACAGGACGGATCTGTGCATTTTGGGGCTGGCAATTTGAGGTGGCTCAATGGGGACGGAGAGAGACTTGTCTACGTAATAGATTGAATTTGGACACTGCTGAGACACCCTGAGGTGGACACAGGAACTGAACACCAGCGGGCTCTTTCCTGACAGTGGGGTGTCTGGAGAAAAACTGGTCTCTTTGTCATCTGCATGGTTGACCCAGCACTTGCGTCTCTCACACAACCCAGTGTGGGCCTCGGGAACCTTCAGCCGCACCACGGAGCTGTTTCTGGAGAACTCTGTGCAGGCAAAAGATCTCTGATGCCGACCTGGATGGTCGCCATTGGCCAGAGCCGGGGGCGCCTGGAACAGTGTGTCCTCAGCCCTGCACTTGGGGCACAGAGAGTCCCCAGCAGTCCCCCACACCAGGGTGCGGGCTGGGGGGCCCACGCGTCTGGCCGTGATGGTGATGGATGCAAACCCTCTGCGGGGGCCCCCACAGGGTCTCTCCTCTTTGGGCGGAAGCTCTGTCTCAGGTCCTCGCTCATCTGACGGTGCTGGGATTCCTAATCTGCCCGGAAATAACGCAAATGCTCTGTGAATGTTGACTCCGCTGCGGTTAGCCAGAGACTGCTTGGCGTGATGTGCACGAGACTGAGCAATCGCACACGGTAGGGGCAAGGAGGCCCTGTTTTCTCTTGACTTATTCTCATCAATCATCTGGGAGATGACTATGGATGAaatcatttttgtgttttgtgatgCCAGGGtctcctaaaaatagaaaaagatccCGATTATTCAAGCAGTCTGTTGAAACATAGACAGTAAATTCTCTTTCAAGGGCCACCAGGATGCCGGAGCACTGGGTTCATAACACTCAGATGTCTTGTCCAAGGCTTTTTACTGCACACCTGATGCTCAGAGATGGCAGGAAGGGCAGGAAAACTAGATGTGTATGACGAGTTACACGTTCTGGAAGCATTGGTCTGAGTCATGAATTGGTTTTCTCTGCTGGGCATCTATTCTTAATTTATCTAATGATGTGTCAACGGGAATCATCTAGTCTGATAACCACCTCCGCCAAGCCCAGGAACCCCTGAATACAGGCTCATATCCTCAATGGAGAGGAAAGACAGAATTCTGGAGGTGGCTGGAACTTGGGGCCACAGGTTTATGTGGGAGATTAGTCAGTAGTCCTGAAAGGAAACAgcaatggtggttaccagaagccCCCTCCCTACCTTGGTCCTTTGGAGTCCTCCACATTTGCCGGTTTAGACTCTAATTCAGTTGATCCCTGCTGCTTGGCATCATGGAAGTCAAGGTCCAGAGAGCAAAACAATATAAATCAAATGcccagccgagcatggtggctcacacttgtaatcccagcactttgggaggctgaggtgggtggatcacctgaggtcgtgagtttgagaccagcctgaccaacatggagaaaccccgtctctactaaaaatacagaattagccaggcgtggtggcacatgcctgtaatcccagctactcgggaggctgaggcaggagaatcacttgaacccaggaggcggaagttgcggtgagccaagattgtgccattgcactccagcctaggcaccaagtgtgaaacttcatctctctcaaacacacaaacattaaaaaaaaaaaaaaatcaaatgcccACGTTTGCCCAGACCAACACTATGGCAATCAGATGATTTCACTTATCAGAATTGGGGGACAGGGGATGCTGGACCAAGGCACATGTAGCTTTGCTACATTTCAATGATCAGTTGTATGAGTTTTTGTccagtatttttaaatgaccaaGGTGTTTCATTTTTCCTAATCAGCAGATTGTTTGTCCTAACAGTAAATTGCTCATGTGTCCAAAAGAGTATGCTATGATTTTTAACAAAGCATCTAACCAGGTCTATACTCATTTGTTTCTATTATGGTTATGTATGAAGCACTACAAAATATGACATGGAAGATGGACTACACCCCAGCACTTAGTGAAGGCTAACAGGGTCCTGGCCCCCGTTTAGACGTTCATTATGGTACATGCTTACAATGAATCCTTGCGTAGAGCTGCATAGGATCTGGAATAATATATGTAACCGCTAAGCTCCCACTGCTTGCAGAGAATCTTTGCTTTGGGGGCCTGAGGGCATAACTGGATGCCCAACAATTGCCACAGCAGCTCCCAAATCCCAACATGCAGAGAATGGCCTGGGATGTTACAACTGCAAGTTCCCCAGGCCCCAGAGATTGATTCTGTAGATTGTGGGTGGCACCCAGGCATCTGCATTTCAACTGCatttcaagtgattctgatgtagGTGATCTGGGTCACATACTTTGAGAAACACAGACAAGTCGTGAGGCTGCTGGTCTTCTCAAGACAACACATTTTGGAGAGGAAGGGCCTGTGTGTGTTGGAAGCAGGGTATTTGCTCATTCCAAGATGTGACAGCAAGCACAGTagcatttttactttcttcaggGCAGGACTAATATTTACTGACTCAAATAATTGCATGTTCCCCACTAGCTGGACATTTGGCATGGCAAGTCCACATGGCTGCAGGAGggccattgtgtgtgtgtgtgtgtgtgtgtgtgtgtgtgcatgtgtgatctTAGCCACCTGAGGGGCTTTGTGTCCTCAGAGTCAGGCATGGGAAGATGGTTGGCTTGTTTTGCATGACAATCTCCATCACATTATatgtgggttttttaaaaaaaggatacatggggctgggtgcagtggctcacgcctgtaatcccagcactttggaaggccaaggcgggtggatcatgaggtcaggagattaagacaatcctggctaacacggtgaaactctgtctctactaaaaatacaaaaaattagctgggcgtggtggcaggcgcctgtagtcccagctactcgggaggctgaggcaggagaatggcgtgaacccgagaggcggagcttgcagtgagccaagatcgcgccactgcactccagcctgggtgacagagtgagactccatctcaaaaaaaaaaaaaaaaaaaaaaatacatggggAATTGTACATTCAAATACCCAGAGATgagtgaaaaagaagaaacagacaggaaagtcattttaaaatttacttcatttaaaaataaatcaaaatatccaTGGCtacttttttccaaaaaaaaaagtcaatgcagTAGCACTGAGTCATGAAAGGGGACTTTCAGCCCTCTCTTTTAGCCCAGCGGCTACCTCACACTTCCCAATCATATCATGCATTGCTTCCTTGAGGCTAATGCTGCTGGAAGTCCTGCCAGGTGGGGCTTCCTCTCCAGCAGTTGTGAGCCCAGGGTTCATCAGTCACCTGGGAACTCATCCAAACCCTAATGCCCAGGCCTCATTCCCAAATAATTACATTAGAATTCCTGGGCAGGGAGGCCCAGGCATCAGTGTTCTTAGAGCTTCCAGTGAGATTCCAGCCTGCAGCCCCAACACTTCTGCGGCACCCTGAATCCCTTCCCCTTGTAGCACTTTTTACGGATGTAGTTTACACATAAGAAAAACTGAAATGCACCTGCTGCCTATTTCACTTGGTACACATTCCCTCCCATTTTAGTT
This region of Gorilla gorilla gorilla isolate KB3781 chromosome 8, NHGRI_mGorGor1-v2.1_pri, whole genome shotgun sequence genomic DNA includes:
- the C8H10orf90 gene encoding (E2-independent) E3 ubiquitin-conjugating enzyme FATS isoform X7 encodes the protein MQHSGIPTKTHPQGYAAHYTETAVHRTFQIKTFSTELKNHVMVMDFVKSNWFPSQRRAKVCIIHMCQGLKTAEQTASRYEIHSRLFSSPKDHSAWERNESLSNEGLRDNYHSRRDQIALKNLQSDVTEAKSDFTKETLASQNTKMISSIVISQMIDENKSRENRASLPLPCAIAQSRAHHAKQSLANRSGVNIHRAFALFPGRLGIPAPSDERGPETELPPKEERPCGGPRRGFASITITARRVGPPARTLVWGTAGDSLCPKCRAEDTLFQAPPALANGDHPGRHQRSFACTEFSRNSSVVRLKVPEAHTGLCERRKCWVNHADDKETSFSPDTPLSGKSPLVFSSCVHLRVSQQCPNSIYYVDKSLSVPIEPPQIASPKMHRSVLSLNLNCSSHRLTADGVDGLVNREPISEALKQELLEGDQDLVGQRWNPGLQESHLKETPSLGRVHLGTGACPWSGSFPLENTELANVGANQVTVRKGEKDHTTHCHASGHANQLSIHIPGWSYRAGPGRIPKMGCPEDSAPFLGNQKRKAGIFWKKEARFLSFSV